One window of the Eucalyptus grandis isolate ANBG69807.140 chromosome 8, ASM1654582v1, whole genome shotgun sequence genome contains the following:
- the LOC120287369 gene encoding uncharacterized protein LOC120287369 — MMGERYGGGPPQQGLLLAVVLGVVVLGPYVLGEQGQAMFDAIVELLSPASLLIFTVVLLLTIQFISSNRRVHFSPGYPPYGEPDPLERYFGGSPSPVGVALVLILVLFLLQNKVSLFGGGEEDEGDE; from the coding sequence ATGATGGGAGAGAGATATGGCGGTGGACCGCCCCAACAAGGGCTCCTCCTCGCGGTGGTGCTCGGCGTGGTGGTCCTCGGCCCGTACGTCCTAGGCGAGCAAGGCCAGGCCATGTTCGACGCCATCGTGGAGCTGCTCTCGCCCGCCAGCCTCCTCATCTTCACCGTTGTCCTCCTCCTCACCATCCAATTCATCTCGTCCAACCGCCGTGTCCACTTCTCACCCGGCTATCCTCCCTACGGCGAACCAGATCCGCTCGAGCGATACTTCGGGGGGTCGCCGTCTCCTGTCGGGGTCGCGTTGGTTCTCATCCTGGTCTTGTTTCTGCTGCAGAATAAGGTATCTCTCTTCGGTGGAGGCGAGGAGGATGAAGGCGATGAGTGA
- the LOC104415152 gene encoding stigma-specific STIG1-like protein 4, with protein MLLLSENAHSGDTFGKLPSLSATIKSYWPLIFFLLIGTCHGVIAARRMELQHSEVSIPTHSNFFRFALRGRQRALSCAGNPMVCTNREQNPWGGDTCCFGLYCKDTTRDASHCGMCGHACAYGLVCCGGKCVDVQSDLHNCGSCFEECPAQSAKYKFLKNQ; from the exons ATGCTTTTGCTATCTGAAAATGCCCATTCTGGAGACACCTTCGGCAAGCTTCCCTCACTCAGTGCCACAATTAAATCTTACTGGCCTCTGATTTTCTTCCTATTGATAGGAACTTGCCATGGAGTCATTGCAGCCCGAAGAATGGAGTTGCAACATTCCGAGGTTTCGATTCCGACGCACTCCAACTTTTTCCGTTTTGCCCTGAGGGGGAGGCAGAGGGCGCTATCCTGTGCCGGCAACCCCATGGTTTGCACCAACCGCGAGCAGAACCCATGGGGAGGTGACACATGTTGCTTTGGCCTGTACTGCAAGGACACCACAAGGGACGCGAGCCACTGCGGCATGTGCGGCCACGCCTGTGCCTACGGCCTGGTATGCTGTGGTGGAAAATGTGTCGACGTTCAGAGTGATCTTCACAACTGCGGTTCCTGTTTTGAGGAGTGCCCTGCACAAA GTGCTAAGTACAAGTTCTTGAAAAACCAGTGA
- the LOC120287370 gene encoding uncharacterized protein LOC120287370, with the protein MVVSRLVSGRPKHGEAAGIAAVLGVGGDRCYGDSGGGNDDVDRDCGEAIPHHFKGGEEKACVPQIVSLGPYHHSDERLREKDKDKWHGLMCMLKRKNRKIEDYLDVVKQVEERARAYYEGTIKMRSEEFVMMMVLNGCFVIELLWGYSIGFDKLGYTPNDPVFSSSWSWTHIILQDMILLKNQIPLFIPLFILDPPRFAFSFYLLGDQELGSWHDLARESDATRSHFLNLVAFEQCHFNCSNDVTSYMFFMDNLINSVEDVGHLHDCEIMEHWLRSDAKVADLFNQLCKEVVLVDSHNYLSRLSKDVKTYS; encoded by the exons ATGGTAGTTTCAAGACTGGTCAGTGGCCGACCAAAACATGGAGAAGCGGCTGGGATTGCAGCGGTGCTGGGGGTGGGTGGTGATCGATGTTATGGCGACAGTGGTGGTGGCAATGACGATGTTGATCGCGACTGTGGGGAGGCA ATCCCACACCATTTCAAGGGTGGCGAGGAGAAGGCATGCGTCCCTCAAATTGTCTCCCTCGGTCCGTACCATCACAGTGACGAGCGCCTCCGCGAGAAGGACAAGGATAAGTGGCACGGCCTTATGTGCATGCTCAAGCGCAAAAATCGGAAGATAGAGGACTATCTAGATGTGGTGAAGCAAGTCGAGGAGAGAGCCCGCGCTTACTATGAGGGGACGATAAAGATGCGCAGCGAGGAGTTCGTAATGATGATGGTTCTCAATGGGTGCTTTGTCATCGAGTTGTTATGGGGATACTCCATTGGGTTCGATAAACTTGGTTACACTCCCAATGACCCCGTCTTCTCCTCATCGTGGAGTTGGACGCACATTATCTTGCAGGACATGATCTTGCTCAAGAATCAGATCCCGCTCTTTATTCCGCTCTTCATTCTCGACCCTCCAAGATTTGCCTTTAGCTTCTACCTCTTAGGTGATCAAGAATTGGGGTCTTGGCATGATCTTGCTCGAGAATCG GATGCGACGAGGTCACATTTCCTCAACTTGGTAGCCTTCGAGCAGTGTCACTTCAATTGTAGCAATGACGTCACCTCGTACATGTTCTTCATGGACAACTTGATTAACTCCGTCGAGGACGTGGGGCATCTCCACGATTGTGAGATCATGGAGCACTGGCTCAGGAGCGACGCCAAGGTTGCTGACCTCTTCAACCAGCTTTGCAAGGAGGTGGTATTGGTCGACAGCCACAATTATCTCTCTAGACTGTCTAAGGATGTGAAAACTTACTCCTAG